The following coding sequences are from one Photobacterium angustum window:
- a CDS encoding S1 family peptidase — MNKITTLGLAIAGIVSFPLSATASESDISAYIIGGNEVQTNPEELSTVFIQAGTWECTGSLIAKRWVLTAAHCIRTGPQNASLQTIPTEDIKIYAGVTGRSDFEPNNTYQAVEVIVHPDYLPEPLKNEDGSLDSKNNTKFAYDIALIAVSRDIDTAKIVSLPTEQEAFEIETALSEEDGKLLAQGWGRTATNNEGGSEVLMEVNLSYLPMSQCYFQSPGENWFSSPADTLKMCTFEKDDLMGVCFGDSGGPLYYQSTAGETVQLGITSFGQPPCGTDSPDVYTRVGAYDDWINNVIAEKTPIPKDNTDNGGGGGSVGAGLVMSLLGMGWLRRKRS; from the coding sequence ATGAATAAAATTACAACGTTAGGGCTAGCTATTGCCGGAATAGTGTCTTTTCCTCTTTCTGCAACGGCATCAGAAAGTGATATTAGTGCATATATTATTGGTGGTAATGAAGTTCAGACAAATCCTGAAGAATTATCAACTGTGTTTATTCAAGCTGGGACTTGGGAATGTACTGGAAGTTTAATTGCTAAACGTTGGGTATTAACCGCAGCACACTGTATAAGAACGGGTCCGCAAAATGCCTCATTGCAAACGATACCTACAGAAGATATTAAAATTTATGCAGGTGTAACAGGGCGTTCTGATTTTGAGCCGAACAATACTTATCAGGCTGTTGAAGTGATTGTGCATCCAGATTATTTACCCGAACCTTTAAAAAATGAGGATGGTAGCCTTGATAGTAAAAATAACACTAAATTTGCTTACGATATTGCTTTAATAGCTGTATCTCGAGACATAGACACGGCGAAGATTGTTTCTTTACCTACAGAGCAAGAAGCCTTTGAAATTGAAACTGCGTTAAGTGAAGAAGATGGTAAGTTACTGGCTCAAGGGTGGGGGCGTACAGCAACGAATAATGAAGGTGGATCTGAAGTTTTGATGGAAGTAAATCTCAGTTATTTACCAATGAGCCAATGTTATTTCCAATCACCGGGTGAAAATTGGTTCTCTAGCCCTGCAGATACATTAAAGATGTGCACATTTGAGAAGGATGATCTTATGGGCGTATGTTTTGGAGATAGTGGGGGGCCTCTTTATTATCAAAGTACTGCAGGAGAAACTGTTCAATTAGGAATTACCAGCTTTGGTCAACCACCATGTGGAACTGACTCTCCTGATGTTTATACCCGTGTAGGTGCTTACGATGACTGGATTAATAACGTAATTGCAGAGAAAACACCAATACCTAAAGATAATACCGATAATGGTGGTGGTGGCGGTTCTGTTGGTGCAGGTTTAGTGATGTCATTACTGGGAATGGGCTGGTTACGAAGAAAGCGTAGCTAA
- a CDS encoding PhnA domain-containing protein yields the protein MTIEQALKDRSESKCELCSSENNLAVYAVPASEDKSAGCSVYLCDTCRGQLEDPETTDENHWRCLNDSMWSQVPAVQVMAYRQLKRLSSKTDWAMDLVDMMYLEDDVKEWADKGLVEEEQASIPTLDANGAKLQAGDNVTIIKDLPVKGSSMVIKRGTPVRNISLTDNPLHIQGRADGVQMVIIAAYTKK from the coding sequence ATGACTATCGAACAAGCTTTAAAAGATCGTAGCGAATCAAAATGTGAACTATGTTCTTCTGAAAATAACCTAGCTGTATACGCAGTTCCAGCGTCTGAAGATAAGAGCGCGGGCTGTAGTGTATACCTTTGTGATACTTGCCGTGGTCAGCTTGAAGATCCAGAGACAACAGATGAAAACCACTGGCGTTGCCTAAACGACTCTATGTGGAGTCAGGTTCCAGCTGTACAAGTAATGGCTTACCGTCAACTTAAGCGTCTATCTTCAAAAACTGACTGGGCAATGGACCTAGTTGACATGATGTACCTAGAAGATGATGTTAAAGAGTGGGCAGATAAAGGTCTTGTTGAAGAAGAACAAGCTTCTATTCCAACGCTTGATGCAAACGGTGCTAAACTGCAAGCTGGTGACAACGTAACAATTATCAAAGACCTTCCAGTTAAAGGTTCTAGTATGGTAATTAAGCGTGGTACGCCTGTACGTAACATCAGCCTAACTGATAACCCTCTTCATATCCAAGGTCGTGCAGACGGCGTTCAAATGGTTATCATTGCGGCATACACTAAGAAATAA
- a CDS encoding RDD family protein produces MTDCSSNNVIYVGFWQRVVATIVDTLVVSLVTAPLLYSLYGDFFSTGSSAIFDPASLLVNYGLPFIGVMLFWFYKSATPGKMAIHSIIVDARTGNKPTVKQFIIRYLGYFVSAIPLGIGLLAVGWDKRKQGWHDKLANTVVIKKSK; encoded by the coding sequence ATGACTGATTGTAGTAGCAATAACGTAATTTATGTAGGCTTTTGGCAACGTGTTGTCGCGACGATTGTTGATACCTTAGTTGTTTCATTAGTCACTGCACCATTATTGTACAGTTTATACGGTGATTTCTTCTCGACTGGGTCGAGCGCTATTTTTGATCCTGCTAGCTTACTCGTTAATTATGGTCTGCCATTTATTGGCGTGATGCTTTTTTGGTTTTACAAATCAGCAACGCCAGGGAAAATGGCAATACATTCAATCATTGTTGATGCAAGAACAGGAAATAAACCTACGGTTAAGCAATTTATTATTCGTTATTTAGGTTATTTTGTATCAGCAATCCCTTTAGGAATAGGGTTGCTTGCCGTTGGCTGGGATAAACGAAAACAAGGCTGGCATGATAAATTAGCCAATACGGTTGTAATCAAGAAATCTAAATAA